One window of Nicotiana tomentosiformis chromosome 11, ASM39032v3, whole genome shotgun sequence genomic DNA carries:
- the LOC138901344 gene encoding uncharacterized protein has translation MHKTLRVIRATETEAVELASYRLKEVAYSWFELWEESREEGSPLTRWVEFVDALIDHLLPSETKAAHAAKFENLRQGSLSVWDYHMRFAYLSKYVIYMLPTTEARVRRLVQGLSPLVINEAAAAALNYDMNYGKIILFTQATETRKLRNIMEREGSNKARSAGNFGGSSGSGKSIRRRVVKAIPVLCSVFS, from the coding sequence atgcacaagactctccgagttatacgtgctactgagacagaggcagtggaattggcctcctaccgcctgaaagaggtggcatattcttggtttgaactatgggaggagtcccgtgaagaagggagccctctgACGAGGTGGGTTGAGTTTGTCGATGCCTTAATTGATCATTTATTGCCttccgagactaaggcagcccatgctgctaagtttgagaacttgaggcaaggtagcctaagtgtgtgggattaccatatgagattcgcgtacctgtctaagtatgttatttacatgctgcccactaCGGAAGCTAGAGTGCGCCGACTTGttcagggccttagtcccttggtaattaatgaggctgctgcagctgccttgaattatgatatgaactatggaaaaatCATATTATTCACTCAAGCAACAGAGACTCGCAAATTGAGGAAcataatggagcgagagggtagcaataaggcccggtctgcgggcaactttggtggttcttctggtagtGGCAAGTCCATTCGGAGGAGGGTCGTCAAGGCTatcccagtcctttgctcagtcttcagctag